A stretch of Bradyrhizobium sp. AZCC 2262 DNA encodes these proteins:
- the infB gene encoding translation initiation factor IF-2, producing the protein MVDTKTPGDKTLSVPTKTLTLKPRVETGTVRQSFSHGRTKQVVVEKRGKRRVGGDAPATETHAPEPVVAKPAAPTRAAPLARPAATPGAPRGGSGVVLRTLTEDERSARASALADAKVREVEERRLAEEEAKRRASREGIEQAEREAAEARRKAEEERHRQEEDAKRKAEVEAKKRFGEAEAKPATAPTTAAARPATAAARPAAARPAAPPARAPGVAADGSDEDEGPRQVRRGPGGAMRPVTPPKTTHKPGPQKERGRLTLVTALNADDVRERSIASFRRRTQRLKGHASNEPKEKLIREVTIPEAITIQELANRMSERAVDVIRLLMKQGAMHKITDVIDADTAQLIAEEMGHSVKRVAASDVEEGLFDVVDDSTDTEPRSPVVTVMGHVDHGKTSLLDALRHANVVSGEAGGITQHIGAYQVTSPESGKKITFIDTPGHAAFTAMRARGAKVTDIVILVVAADDGVMPQTVEAINHAKAAKVPMIVAINKIDKPDAKPERVRTELLQHEVQVESFGGEVVDVEVSAKNKTNLDKLLEMIALQAELLDLKTNSERPAEGTVIEAKLDRGRGPVATVLVQRGTLRVGDIIVAGAEMGRVRALISDQGENLDEAGPSVPVEVLGFNGPPEAGDRLAVVENEARARQVTSYRAHQKRENAAASISGMRGSLEQMMSQLKTAGRKEFPLIVKADVQGSLEAILGSLEKLGTEEVAARILHAGVGGISESDVTLAEGFNAAIIGFSVRANKEAAAAAKRNGIEIRYYNIIYDLVDDIKKAMSGLLAPTLRETMLGNAQILEVFNISKVGKVAGCRVTDGTVERGANVRLIRDNVVVHEGKLSTLKRFKDEVKEVQSGQECGMAFENYGDMRVGDVIECYRVETIQRSL; encoded by the coding sequence ATGGTTGATACCAAAACGCCTGGCGACAAGACTCTGAGTGTCCCGACCAAGACCTTGACGCTGAAGCCGCGGGTCGAGACGGGCACCGTGCGCCAGAGCTTCAGCCACGGCCGGACCAAGCAGGTCGTGGTCGAAAAACGTGGCAAGCGCCGCGTTGGCGGTGATGCGCCCGCGACCGAAACGCATGCGCCCGAGCCGGTGGTCGCCAAGCCGGCGGCGCCTACAAGGGCTGCCCCCCTCGCCCGCCCTGCGGCAACGCCCGGCGCACCGCGCGGCGGTTCCGGCGTGGTGCTGCGGACACTGACGGAAGACGAGCGTTCGGCGCGCGCCAGCGCCCTGGCCGACGCCAAGGTACGCGAAGTCGAGGAACGACGGCTGGCCGAGGAAGAAGCCAAGCGCCGCGCCAGCCGTGAAGGCATCGAACAGGCCGAACGCGAGGCCGCCGAAGCCCGCCGCAAGGCTGAGGAAGAACGGCACCGGCAGGAAGAGGACGCCAAGCGCAAGGCCGAAGTCGAGGCCAAGAAGCGATTTGGCGAGGCCGAGGCCAAGCCCGCGACGGCGCCGACGACCGCAGCAGCGCGACCCGCCACGGCGGCGGCCCGCCCGGCCGCGGCCCGTCCAGCCGCGCCGCCCGCGCGCGCGCCGGGCGTTGCCGCCGACGGTTCCGATGAAGACGAAGGTCCGCGCCAGGTCCGGCGCGGCCCCGGCGGCGCCATGCGCCCCGTAACGCCCCCCAAGACCACCCACAAGCCGGGCCCGCAGAAGGAGCGCGGCCGCCTGACGCTGGTCACCGCGCTGAACGCCGACGATGTGCGCGAGCGTTCGATCGCCTCGTTCCGCCGCCGCACCCAGCGCCTGAAGGGCCACGCCTCCAACGAGCCGAAGGAAAAGCTGATCCGCGAGGTCACGATCCCGGAAGCGATCACGATCCAGGAACTCGCCAACCGCATGTCGGAGCGCGCGGTCGACGTCATCCGCCTGCTGATGAAGCAGGGCGCGATGCACAAGATCACCGACGTGATCGACGCCGACACCGCGCAGCTGATCGCCGAGGAAATGGGCCATTCCGTCAAGCGCGTCGCCGCGTCCGACGTTGAAGAGGGCCTGTTCGACGTCGTCGACGATTCCACCGATACCGAGCCGCGCTCACCGGTCGTCACCGTGATGGGCCATGTCGACCACGGCAAGACCTCGCTGCTCGACGCGCTGCGCCACGCCAACGTGGTGTCGGGCGAAGCCGGCGGCATCACCCAGCATATCGGTGCCTATCAGGTGACCTCGCCGGAAAGCGGCAAGAAGATCACCTTCATCGATACGCCCGGCCACGCCGCGTTCACCGCGATGCGCGCGCGCGGCGCCAAGGTCACCGATATCGTGATCCTGGTGGTGGCGGCCGATGACGGTGTCATGCCGCAGACGGTCGAAGCGATCAACCACGCCAAGGCGGCGAAGGTTCCGATGATCGTCGCGATCAACAAGATCGACAAGCCGGACGCCAAGCCGGAGCGCGTGCGCACCGAACTGCTGCAGCACGAGGTTCAGGTCGAATCGTTCGGCGGTGAAGTCGTCGACGTCGAGGTTTCCGCCAAGAACAAGACCAATCTCGACAAGCTGCTCGAGATGATCGCGCTGCAGGCCGAACTGCTCGACCTCAAGACCAATTCGGAACGCCCCGCAGAAGGCACCGTGATCGAAGCCAAGCTCGATCGCGGCCGCGGTCCGGTGGCCACCGTGCTGGTTCAGCGCGGCACGCTCAGGGTCGGCGACATCATCGTGGCTGGCGCCGAAATGGGCCGCGTCCGCGCGCTGATTTCGGACCAGGGCGAGAACCTCGACGAGGCCGGACCTTCGGTGCCGGTGGAAGTGCTGGGCTTCAACGGCCCGCCGGAAGCCGGCGATCGTCTTGCCGTCGTCGAGAACGAAGCCCGCGCCCGCCAGGTCACGAGCTACCGCGCCCATCAGAAGCGCGAGAACGCCGCTGCCTCGATTTCCGGCATGCGCGGCTCGCTCGAGCAGATGATGTCGCAGCTCAAGACCGCGGGCCGCAAGGAATTCCCGCTGATCGTGAAAGCCGACGTGCAGGGCTCGCTCGAAGCGATTCTGGGATCGCTGGAGAAGCTCGGCACCGAGGAAGTTGCAGCTCGCATCCTGCATGCGGGCGTCGGCGGCATCTCGGAATCCGACGTCACGCTGGCGGAGGGTTTCAACGCCGCGATCATCGGTTTCTCGGTGCGCGCCAACAAGGAGGCCGCGGCCGCCGCCAAGCGCAACGGCATCGAAATCCGCTACTACAACATCATCTACGATCTGGTCGACGACATCAAAAAGGCGATGTCCGGCCTGCTCGCGCCGACGCTGCGCGAAACCATGCTCGGCAATGCCCAGATCCTGGAAGTGTTCAACATTTCCAAGGTCGGCAAGGTCGCCGGCTGCCGCGTCACCGACGGAACCGTGGAACGCGGCGCCAATGTGCGCCTGATCCGCGACAACGTCGTCGTGCACGAAGGCAAGCTTTCGACGCTGAAGCGCTTCAAGGATGAAGTGAAGGAAGTGCAATCCGGCCAGGAATGCGGCATGGCGTTCGAAAATTACGGCGACATGCGTGTCGGCGACGTCATCGAGTGTTATCGCGTGGAGACAATCCAGCGCTCTCTGTAA
- a CDS encoding RNA-binding protein: MLALADPDLDHGPRTDKSATMRMCAVSREVRPIDELIRFVVAPSGDVIPDLKRKLPGRGLWVQASRRTVAEAVRRHQFSRGFKRDVRAAATLPADTEALLERSCTEALAMAAKAGQVISGFAKVEGLLEQGRAQALIHASDGAADGIRKLDAIAGQRTGNIGESHGLPIVTALTSAQLDLALGRSNVIHAALLAGPASKTFLSRCQILVRYRLDDDDKTGDGGQKF; the protein is encoded by the coding sequence ATGCTCGCTTTGGCTGATCCCGATCTCGACCATGGGCCGCGGACCGACAAGTCCGCGACCATGCGGATGTGCGCGGTCAGTCGTGAGGTGCGGCCGATCGACGAGCTGATCCGGTTCGTGGTCGCCCCGTCGGGCGACGTCATCCCCGATTTGAAGCGCAAGCTGCCGGGCCGCGGCCTCTGGGTCCAGGCCTCGCGCCGGACCGTTGCGGAAGCGGTGCGGCGTCACCAATTTAGCAGAGGGTTCAAGCGCGACGTTCGCGCCGCGGCGACCCTTCCCGCCGATACCGAGGCCCTGCTGGAACGAAGCTGCACCGAGGCGCTGGCCATGGCTGCCAAGGCCGGTCAGGTCATTTCCGGCTTTGCCAAGGTCGAGGGCCTGCTCGAACAGGGCAGGGCCCAAGCCCTGATTCACGCTTCCGACGGCGCGGCCGACGGAATCCGCAAATTGGACGCTATCGCCGGGCAAAGGACCGGAAATATCGGTGAATCGCACGGTTTACCGATCGTTACCGCTTTGACCTCGGCACAATTGGATTTGGCACTGGGCCGGTCAAATGTGATACATGCTGCGCTGCTCGCGGGCCCGGCGAGCAAAACGTTCCTGTCGCGCTGCCAGATCCTGGTTCGATACCGGCTGGACGACGACGACAAGACCGGGGATGGCGGCCAGAAATTCTGA
- the nusA gene encoding transcription termination factor NusA: protein MAVSANKLELLQIADAVAREKSIDRGIVIAAMEDAIAKAARARYGSETDVHAEIDAKKGELRLSRHMLVVEQVENSSNQISLADAQRANPGAQVGDTIADTLPPLEYGRIAAQSAKQVIVQKVREAERDRQYQEFKDRIGDIVNGVVKRVEYGSVIVDLGRGEAIIRRDEMLPREVFRNGDRVRAYIFDVRRETRGPQIFLSRTHPQFMAKLFAQEVPEIYDGIVEIKAVARDPGSRAKIGVISRDSSVDPVGACVGMRGSRVQAVVNELQGEKIDIIPWSPDIATFVVNALAPAEVAKVVIDEDRERIEVVVPDTNNQLSLAIGRRGQNVRLASQLTGWDIDILTEQEESERRQADFENSTRVFMEALNVDEVVGQLLASEGFTSVEELALVDAKELAGIEGFDEETANELQSRAREYLEQLETELENKRKELGVDDALKTVPGVTSKMLVKFGENDIKSVEDLAGCATDDLVGWTERKEGGEPTKYPGILDANEISRDDAERMIMQARVIAGWITEAELAKQSEAAEATEDQTA, encoded by the coding sequence ATGGCCGTCAGTGCCAACAAACTCGAACTGCTGCAGATCGCAGACGCGGTCGCCCGCGAAAAGTCGATCGACCGCGGGATCGTGATCGCTGCGATGGAAGACGCCATCGCCAAGGCGGCGCGCGCCCGTTACGGCAGCGAGACCGACGTTCACGCCGAGATCGACGCCAAGAAGGGCGAACTCCGGCTGTCGCGCCACATGCTGGTCGTCGAGCAGGTCGAGAACTCCTCGAACCAGATTTCGCTGGCGGACGCACAGCGCGCCAACCCGGGCGCTCAGGTCGGCGACACCATCGCCGATACCCTGCCGCCGCTGGAATATGGCCGCATCGCCGCGCAATCCGCCAAGCAGGTGATCGTGCAGAAGGTGCGCGAGGCCGAGCGCGACCGGCAATACCAGGAATTCAAGGACCGCATCGGCGATATCGTCAACGGCGTCGTCAAGCGCGTCGAATATGGCAGCGTGATCGTCGATCTCGGCCGCGGTGAAGCCATCATCCGCCGCGACGAAATGCTGCCGCGCGAGGTGTTCCGCAACGGCGACCGCGTCCGCGCCTACATCTTCGATGTCCGCCGCGAAACCCGCGGACCGCAAATCTTCCTCTCCCGCACCCATCCGCAATTCATGGCAAAACTGTTCGCGCAGGAAGTGCCGGAAATCTATGACGGCATCGTCGAGATCAAGGCGGTGGCCCGCGACCCCGGCTCGCGTGCGAAAATCGGCGTGATTTCGCGGGATTCCTCAGTGGATCCGGTCGGCGCCTGCGTCGGCATGCGCGGCTCGCGCGTGCAGGCGGTGGTGAACGAACTGCAGGGCGAGAAGATCGACATCATTCCGTGGTCGCCCGACATCGCGACCTTTGTCGTCAATGCGCTGGCGCCAGCCGAAGTCGCCAAGGTCGTGATCGACGAAGACCGCGAGCGGATCGAGGTGGTCGTTCCCGACACCAACAACCAGCTCTCGCTGGCGATCGGCCGCCGCGGCCAGAACGTGCGGCTTGCCTCGCAATTGACCGGCTGGGACATCGACATTCTCACCGAGCAGGAAGAATCCGAGCGCCGCCAGGCCGATTTCGAGAATTCGACGCGCGTGTTCATGGAAGCGCTGAACGTCGACGAGGTCGTCGGCCAATTGCTGGCGTCGGAAGGCTTTACGTCGGTCGAGGAACTCGCGCTGGTCGACGCCAAGGAACTGGCCGGCATCGAAGGCTTCGACGAAGAAACCGCCAACGAGCTGCAGAGCCGGGCGAGAGAATACCTGGAACAGCTCGAAACGGAGCTGGAAAACAAACGCAAGGAACTCGGTGTGGATGATGCTTTGAAGACGGTGCCCGGCGTGACCTCGAAGATGCTGGTCAAGTTCGGCGAGAACGACATCAAGTCCGTCGAGGATCTGGCGGGCTGTGCGACCGACGATCTGGTCGGCTGGACTGAGCGCAAGGAAGGCGGCGAACCCACCAAGTACCCCGGCATTCTCGACGCCAACGAGATCTCGCGCGACGATGCCGAGCGCATGATCATGCAGGCCCGCGTCATTGCCGGCTGGATCACCGAGGCCGAGCTCGCCAAGCAATCCGAGGCGGCTGAAGCCACCGAAGACCAGACGGCGTAA
- the rimP gene encoding ribosome maturation factor RimP, with product MTDPTAGSVDAELLAEPRLVVEPGAAARVSAVAGPVLQGMGYRLVRIKISGEAGCTVQIMAERPDGTMQIEDCEAISRALSPVLDVADPIDRAYRLEISSPGIDRPLVRRSDFERYAGHLVKIEMAVAHQGRKRFRGTLAGVEGDAVRLHRDDTRAGEDADVLLVMEDISDARLVLTDELIAESMRRGKQAERELKQNLGLAPPPPPHAKKSDPARSNKPKPKLNKKPEPKKPEPTNTKKHRLAAERLRRGDLDPTEGD from the coding sequence ATGACCGATCCAACTGCTGGTTCCGTGGATGCCGAATTGCTGGCCGAGCCCCGTCTCGTCGTCGAGCCGGGCGCGGCCGCGCGGGTATCGGCGGTGGCCGGACCGGTTTTGCAGGGAATGGGCTATCGGCTGGTCCGGATCAAGATTTCAGGCGAGGCCGGCTGCACCGTCCAGATCATGGCCGAGCGGCCTGATGGTACGATGCAGATCGAGGATTGCGAGGCGATTTCGCGGGCGCTGTCGCCGGTGCTCGACGTCGCCGATCCGATCGACCGCGCCTACCGGCTGGAGATATCCTCGCCGGGCATCGATCGCCCGCTGGTGCGCCGTTCCGATTTCGAACGCTACGCCGGTCATCTCGTGAAGATTGAAATGGCGGTCGCCCATCAGGGCCGCAAGCGTTTTCGTGGTACGCTGGCCGGCGTTGAAGGCGATGCCGTCCGGCTACATCGGGATGACACGCGCGCGGGCGAAGATGCCGACGTACTCCTGGTGATGGAAGACATTTCCGACGCGCGGCTGGTTCTAACCGACGAATTGATTGCGGAATCGATGCGGCGCGGCAAGCAGGCCGAGCGCGAATTGAAGCAGAATCTCGGACTGGCGCCGCCGCCCCCGCCGCACGCCAAGAAGAGCGATCCGGCCAGGAGCAACAAACCGAAGCCGAAGCTCAACAAGAAGCCCGAGCCCAAGAAGCCCGAGCCGACCAATACCAAGAAGCACCGCCTCGCCGCAGAAAGACTGCGCAGAGGCGACCTCGATCCTACCGAAGGAGACTAG
- a CDS encoding DUF2336 domain-containing protein, with the protein MIISPSLIPELDDIISRGDPKRRADAARRISELFLQGAASFRSDHVDLFDGVLTSLVPHAELAERAELAERLSVLANAPRGLVGQLAHDDEIAIAGPLLRRSPVIDEKMLVEIASMKGQGHLLAMAERPTLSADLTDVIVARGDRAVIRRAAGNAGAAFSENSYSTLIKRAGQDGVLTIRLGQRDDLSPAQLKDLLSGSIDVIRRRLFKVVKPERQADIRQAMTAITGPSEREERRDFMPAQRTVVKLRREGMLGEGALLNFARAFKYEESIAALSAMTGVKIVTLDRLISGDRDDPLLIAGKTIDLEWATVRALILLRLGPNRTAAPADIENARMNYARLMPSTAQRVVAFWKTR; encoded by the coding sequence ATGATAATTTCACCATCGCTGATCCCGGAACTCGACGACATCATCAGTCGTGGCGACCCCAAGCGCCGCGCCGATGCCGCGCGCCGCATCAGCGAGCTCTTCCTGCAGGGCGCGGCGAGCTTCCGCTCCGATCATGTCGATCTGTTCGATGGTGTCCTGACCAGTCTCGTCCCGCATGCCGAGCTTGCCGAGCGCGCCGAACTGGCCGAGCGCTTGTCGGTGCTGGCGAACGCGCCGCGTGGTCTGGTCGGCCAACTCGCCCACGACGACGAAATTGCCATCGCAGGCCCGCTGCTGCGCCGCTCGCCGGTCATCGACGAAAAGATGCTGGTCGAAATTGCGTCGATGAAGGGCCAGGGTCATCTGCTGGCGATGGCGGAACGACCCACGCTTTCGGCTGATCTTACCGACGTCATCGTTGCCCGCGGCGACCGCGCCGTCATCAGGCGCGCCGCCGGCAATGCGGGCGCCGCCTTCTCGGAGAACAGCTATTCGACGCTGATCAAGCGCGCCGGTCAGGATGGCGTGCTGACGATCAGGCTCGGCCAGCGCGACGATCTGTCTCCTGCGCAACTGAAGGATCTGCTCTCCGGCTCCATCGACGTCATCCGCCGCCGCCTGTTCAAGGTCGTCAAGCCGGAACGGCAGGCCGACATCAGGCAGGCGATGACCGCCATCACCGGCCCGTCCGAACGCGAGGAGCGCCGCGACTTCATGCCGGCGCAGCGCACGGTGGTAAAACTCCGCCGCGAAGGCATGCTCGGCGAAGGCGCGTTGCTCAACTTCGCGAGGGCCTTCAAATACGAGGAGTCGATCGCCGCGCTGTCGGCGATGACTGGCGTCAAGATCGTAACCCTCGACCGCCTGATCAGCGGCGACCGCGACGATCCGCTCCTGATCGCCGGGAAAACCATCGATCTGGAATGGGCGACCGTGCGCGCGCTGATCCTGCTTCGGCTCGGCCCGAACCGGACGGCAGCGCCCGCCGACATCGAAAACGCGCGGATGAATTACGCGCGGCTGATGCCTTCGACCGCCCAGCGCGTCGTCGCGTTCTGGAAGACGCGGTAA
- the trmB gene encoding tRNA (guanosine(46)-N7)-methyltransferase TrmB produces MIVSPRDTGDRDAAPDDGASAHAHGSFFGRRKGHKLRIHQADLIDNLLPHLALDIATPAPARLAELFDGDIENVRLEIGFGGGEHLIAEAQAFPNIGFIGCEPYVNGMAKILTQIEAHNIGNIRLYAGDAAQLLAWAPPQSLARLDLIHPDPWPKRRHWKRRFVQDATVNAMARILKDGGEFRFVSDIDDYCAWTLAHLMRSPDFLWTAERAIDWQKPWDAYTMTRYGRKAEREGRVAAYLRFRRVS; encoded by the coding sequence ATGATCGTCTCACCGCGCGATACCGGCGACCGCGACGCTGCGCCGGATGACGGCGCGTCGGCACATGCGCATGGCTCGTTCTTCGGCCGCCGCAAGGGCCACAAGCTGCGCATCCACCAGGCCGACCTGATCGACAATCTGCTGCCGCATCTGGCGCTCGACATCGCAACGCCCGCGCCGGCGCGGCTTGCCGAGCTTTTCGATGGCGACATCGAGAATGTCAGGCTCGAAATCGGATTCGGCGGCGGTGAGCATCTGATTGCGGAAGCGCAGGCGTTTCCGAATATCGGGTTCATCGGCTGCGAGCCCTATGTCAACGGCATGGCGAAAATCCTGACGCAGATCGAGGCGCACAACATCGGCAATATCAGGCTCTATGCCGGCGACGCCGCGCAATTGCTGGCCTGGGCCCCGCCGCAATCGCTGGCGCGGCTGGACCTGATCCATCCCGATCCCTGGCCGAAGCGGCGGCACTGGAAGCGACGCTTCGTGCAGGACGCAACGGTCAACGCGATGGCGCGCATCCTGAAAGACGGCGGCGAATTTCGCTTCGTCAGTGACATCGACGATTACTGCGCGTGGACACTGGCGCATCTGATGCGCTCGCCGGATTTTCTCTGGACCGCTGAGCGCGCCATTGACTGGCAAAAGCCGTGGGATGCCTACACCATGACGCGCTACGGCCGCAAAGCCGAACGCGAGGGGCGGGTGGCGGCGTATTTGAGGTTTCGGCGGGTTAGCTAG
- a CDS encoding M20 family metallopeptidase: MTTINPFDPSPMLEGIRRWVEIETPTEAPEQVNKLADLVAEGYRGLPAIVERIAGHSGCGDHLVARSAWGQDAPGILVLSHLDTVHPLGFIERLPFRIEGDSAFGPGIYDMKGGAYLAYHAFRRTCADGARPPLGVTQLYVSDEEIGSPTSRALIESEGRKAKYVLVTEPARDGGKIVTGRKGVGRFDVFIKGVPSHAGTRPEDGRSAIRELGNVIQTLEAMNDLARGITVNVGVVRGGTRPNVIAEEAYAEVDLRVPTIAASDELTAKILNLKSRTEGVTVKVVGELNRPPYEKSNAGAALYEHARTIAAEIGFDLVDTATGGGSDGNFTAPHTATLDGLGVDGQGAHTHYEQMYISSIEPRARLLYRLYQTLR, from the coding sequence ATGACGACAATCAATCCTTTCGATCCCTCGCCGATGCTCGAGGGCATTCGCCGCTGGGTCGAGATCGAGACCCCGACCGAAGCTCCCGAGCAGGTCAACAAGCTCGCCGACCTCGTCGCCGAGGGCTATCGCGGCCTGCCTGCGATTGTCGAACGCATCGCCGGGCATTCCGGCTGCGGCGATCACCTGGTCGCGCGCTCGGCATGGGGGCAGGACGCACCGGGAATCCTGGTGCTGAGCCATCTCGATACGGTCCATCCGCTTGGCTTCATTGAGCGTCTGCCGTTCCGGATCGAAGGCGACAGCGCTTTCGGCCCGGGCATCTACGACATGAAGGGCGGCGCCTATCTCGCCTATCATGCGTTTCGCCGGACTTGCGCCGACGGCGCGCGGCCGCCGCTCGGCGTCACCCAGCTCTATGTCTCCGACGAAGAAATCGGCAGCCCGACGTCGCGTGCGCTGATTGAGAGCGAGGGACGGAAGGCGAAATACGTGCTGGTCACGGAGCCGGCGCGCGACGGTGGCAAGATCGTGACGGGGCGCAAGGGCGTCGGGCGCTTCGACGTTTTCATCAAGGGCGTGCCCTCGCATGCCGGCACCCGGCCCGAGGACGGCCGCAGCGCGATCCGCGAACTCGGCAATGTCATCCAAACGCTGGAGGCGATGAACGATCTGGCGCGCGGCATCACCGTCAATGTCGGCGTCGTCCGCGGCGGCACTCGGCCGAACGTGATCGCAGAGGAGGCCTATGCCGAGGTCGATCTGCGCGTGCCGACGATTGCCGCTTCCGACGAGCTGACGGCGAAAATCCTCAATCTGAAATCGCGCACCGAGGGCGTCACCGTCAAGGTGGTCGGCGAGCTGAACCGCCCGCCTTACGAAAAGAGCAATGCCGGCGCCGCGCTCTACGAGCATGCCAGGACGATTGCGGCGGAGATCGGTTTTGATCTGGTCGATACGGCGACCGGCGGCGGCTCCGACGGCAATTTTACCGCGCCGCATACCGCAACGCTGGACGGGCTCGGCGTTGACGGCCAGGGTGCGCATACCCATTACGAGCAGATGTACATCTCCTCGATCGAGCCGAGGGCGCGGCTGTTGTACCGGCTGTACCAGACGCTGCGATGA
- a CDS encoding helix-turn-helix domain-containing protein, which translates to MSTKAPNPVDKYVGSRVRMRRIMLGMSQEKLGEALGLTFQQVQKYEKGTNRVGASRLQQISEILQVPVSFLFDGGPSGAVNGNGFAEGASPAYVSDFLATSEGLALTRAFTRISDSKMRRSIVELVEQIASRDGPDQR; encoded by the coding sequence ATGTCCACCAAAGCGCCCAATCCGGTTGACAAGTATGTCGGCAGCCGCGTCCGGATGCGCCGCATCATGCTGGGGATGAGCCAGGAAAAACTGGGCGAAGCGCTCGGCCTCACTTTCCAGCAGGTTCAGAAATACGAAAAAGGCACTAACCGGGTCGGCGCCAGCCGCCTGCAGCAGATCTCCGAGATATTGCAGGTCCCGGTGTCGTTTCTGTTCGACGGCGGGCCGAGCGGCGCGGTGAATGGCAACGGCTTCGCCGAAGGCGCCTCTCCGGCCTACGTGTCCGATTTCCTCGCTACATCAGAGGGTCTCGCACTGACACGGGCGTTCACGCGCATCAGCGATTCCAAGATGCGGCGCTCGATCGTCGAGCTGGTCGAGCAGATCGCGTCGCGCGACGGCCCCGACCAGCGCTGA
- the lnt gene encoding apolipoprotein N-acyltransferase — translation MAGLSIILAWGWKRTIIALVAGALSALAMAPFSAWPVLFVTFPVAIWLIDGAAAGKWRGVPAAAMSGFWFGLGYFVPGLYWTGNAFLVDAPTFAWLMPFAVLGLPAYLALFPALGFALARLIWTRDASRVLALAVGLTISEWLRGYVLSGFPWNAYGYALSEPLALAQTASLIGLWGMTFLSVAIFASLAALIDGSSRGRKPWIAPVAALSLLVAMGVYGAVRLSLQPTELTKVKLRIMQPNLQQDVKFNYAAKAEVMQKYLALSDRASGPQSTGVRDVQILIWPESAFPFFLTREADAMAQIAELLPKGTVLMAGSVRAPDGPPGARVTRAYNSIYLIDHDGGVLSVYDKLHLVPFGEYLPFQEWMEKLGFVQLTKVHGGFIPGTQRRTIEIPNAPSALPLICYEAIFPGNVAARDDRPGWIVNLTNDGWFGNSTGPYQHLQQARLRAIEEGLPMVRAANTGISAVIDPLGRIVARLGLGIEGVLDASLPSALPPTIYARLGDIPAGIIVAAALLFVIRRRAAKHAA, via the coding sequence ATGGCGGGACTTTCGATCATTCTGGCCTGGGGCTGGAAGCGCACGATCATCGCGCTGGTCGCGGGCGCCTTGTCGGCGCTTGCGATGGCGCCGTTCAGTGCCTGGCCGGTGCTGTTTGTGACCTTTCCGGTCGCGATCTGGCTGATTGACGGGGCCGCGGCCGGAAAATGGCGCGGTGTGCCGGCGGCGGCGATGTCGGGCTTCTGGTTCGGACTCGGCTATTTCGTGCCCGGGCTCTACTGGACCGGCAACGCCTTTCTGGTTGATGCGCCGACCTTTGCCTGGCTGATGCCGTTCGCGGTGCTCGGCCTGCCGGCCTACCTTGCCTTGTTCCCGGCACTCGGCTTTGCGCTGGCGCGCCTGATCTGGACGCGGGATGCGTCGCGGGTGCTGGCGCTCGCGGTCGGGCTCACGATCAGCGAATGGCTGCGCGGTTATGTGCTCTCGGGCTTCCCGTGGAACGCCTACGGCTACGCGCTGTCGGAGCCCTTGGCGCTGGCGCAGACGGCATCCCTGATCGGGCTGTGGGGCATGACCTTCCTCAGCGTTGCGATCTTTGCCAGCCTGGCGGCGCTGATCGACGGGTCTTCGCGCGGCCGAAAGCCCTGGATCGCGCCGGTGGCGGCGCTGTCGCTGCTGGTAGCGATGGGTGTCTATGGCGCCGTGCGGCTGTCGCTGCAGCCGACCGAGCTGACCAAGGTCAAGCTGCGCATCATGCAGCCGAACCTGCAGCAGGACGTCAAATTCAACTACGCCGCCAAGGCGGAAGTGATGCAGAAATACCTTGCGCTGTCCGACCGCGCTTCGGGACCGCAATCCACCGGCGTGCGCGACGTGCAGATCCTGATCTGGCCGGAATCGGCTTTCCCGTTCTTCCTGACCCGCGAAGCCGACGCGATGGCGCAGATCGCCGAGTTGCTGCCAAAGGGCACCGTGCTGATGGCCGGCTCGGTGCGCGCTCCGGACGGGCCGCCCGGCGCCCGTGTCACCCGCGCCTACAATTCGATATATCTGATCGACCATGACGGTGGCGTGCTGTCGGTCTACGACAAGCTGCATCTGGTCCCGTTCGGCGAATATTTGCCGTTTCAGGAGTGGATGGAAAAGCTCGGCTTCGTGCAGCTGACAAAGGTGCATGGCGGCTTCATTCCGGGTACCCAGCGCCGCACGATTGAGATCCCGAATGCACCGAGCGCGCTGCCGCTGATTTGTTACGAAGCGATTTTTCCCGGGAATGTTGCAGCGCGTGATGACCGCCCCGGCTGGATCGTCAACCTGACCAATGACGGCTGGTTCGGAAATTCGACAGGTCCCTACCAGCACCTGCAGCAGGCGCGGCTGCGCGCCATCGAAGAGGGACTGCCGATGGTGCGCGCCGCCAATACCGGCATCTCGGCGGTGATCGATCCCTTGGGGCGGATTGTCGCACGTCTCGGCCTCGGCATCGAAGGCGTACTGGACGCCAGCCTGCCATCGGCGCTGCCGCCGACGATTTATGCTCGCCTTGGAGATATCCCGGCCGGCATCATCGTGGCGGCCGCCCTGCTGTTCGTCATCAGACGCCGCGCCGCAAAGCACGCTGCCTGA